One Oryza glaberrima chromosome 11, OglaRS2, whole genome shotgun sequence genomic region harbors:
- the LOC127755636 gene encoding uncharacterized protein LOC127755636 yields MGGDARRRRRYRAATANPSPESPPPPLESVDRRKPGHAEAGSKTHVRQSVLYSERKRQPRRERGGTQPPTLLTTSEHDSTTVEPSRLKEASPSLSDELRELEEYRKTHTFSSFEDAIHYVLSVHPRTFSGLPVTEDDHHDGEAFELTTPAQSVPIRVPTSEASVDVVQNGNKWMGEEVMTAFEKYVEERDYLMGIEYKLDELCHQCLSVKNYNHIFHHFNFRVKTKTPGSIDWTSELYFAEVKTMFRHKVYFCWPLEPNENGHCNACKNQGMDDLKHPVIGAFDRGDNDTLFPYMYMGDDTTCPYFWLSESDDEFPNRVLDDSDDDDII; encoded by the exons ATGGGAGGTGATGCCAGGCGCCGCCGCAGATATCGTGCTGCCACTGCAAACCCatcgccggagtcgccgccgccgccgcttgagTCAGTGGATCGCCG AAAACCTGGGCATGCAGAAGCTGGAAGTAAGACTCATGTTCGTCAAAGTGTTCTCTATTCAGAGCGCAAAAGGCAACCTAGACGTGAACGAGGAGGAACACAACCACCAACCTTACT GACTACGAGTGAGCATGATTCTACAACTGTGGAGCCATCAAGACTTAAGGAAGCTTCACCATCACT GTCGGATGAACTACGTGAACTTGAGGAATACCGCAAGACGCATACCTTTAGCAGCTTTGAAGATGCAATTCATTATGTTCTTTCTGTTCATCCTCGTACTTTTTCTGGGCTTCCAGTAACTGAGGATGACCACCATGATGGTGAAG CTTTTGAGCTTACAACACCAGCTCAATCAGTCCCGATACGAGTACCAACTTCTGAAGCTTCCGTGGACGTAGTTCAGAACGGAAATAAGTGGATGGGCGAGGAAGTTATGACGGCATTTGAGAAATATGTAGAGGAAAGGGATTATCTTATG GGCATTGAGTACAAATTGGATGAACTTTGTCATCAATGCCTCAGTGTGAAAAACTACAATCATATCTTTCACCACTTCAACTTCCGTGTGAAGACTAAGACCCCAGGTTCTATTGATTGGACATCCGAGTTATATTTTGCTGAGGTTAAAACAATGTTCAGACataaagtttatttttgttGGCCCTTGGAGCCGAATGAAAACG gTCATTGCAATGCATGCAAGAATCAAGGGATGGATGACTTGAAACATCCTGTGATAGGTGCATTTGATAGAGGTGACAACGATACATTGTTTCCCTATATGTACATGGGCGATGATACAACATGTCCTTATTTCTGGTTAAGTGAGTCTGATGATGAGTTTCCAAATAGAGTTTTGGATGATTCAGATGACGATGATATAATTTAG